One window of the Candidatus Chromulinivoraceae bacterium genome contains the following:
- a CDS encoding M1 family metallopeptidase, with translation MQTVSRLIEKFVPEHYQLSLDLKRVERTFSGIITMNGISTVPGGIAVHAKDLTITSVLVDGKKAEYSLGENDELTVTRADIAPGRHIVVFEFDGIITDALHGLYPCYYDDNGVKKELLMTQFESHHAREVFPCIDEPEAKAAYDIALTTEPDIIVLGNMPVHSQKLEDNRLITVFDTTPRMSSYLVAWMAGELHKRTAMTKRGVEVNVWATPAQKPTSLDFALDNAVKTIDFFETYFDTPYPLPKSDHVAVPDFSSGAMENWGLITYREVALLADPETTSISSKHYIATVVAHELSHQWFGNLVTMKWWNNLWLNESFATLMEYIAVDALHPDWNIWLDFSTTESILALRRDSLEGVQPVQVEVNHPDEISTLFDGAIVYAKGARLLRMCQQYIGHEAFQTGLKAYFTAHKYSNTEGNDLWSVLSQASGKDITKLMNTWISQSGYPVIEATVVDNKITLSQHQFFIGPHEPTQKIWPVPLNASDPQVPALLETPTLTVDYLDASTLRLNVGDSAHFITKYDDELLAKLIAQVRTGELAPLDRLQLLHEQTLLARGGIISSATLIPLIEAYQHETTEAVWDIISLALGELKKFVETDKTAEDQLRALAGRIARAQYERLGWEVKDAESETDTKLRANIIGMMIYSQEPSVLETAKKLYTDVSIDRLDPELRALIIGTAVRYTDSQRIIDTLVTQYRSTASSDLRQDIANGLTSTRDAVVVKRLLDLIPDASTVRPQDAGHWFVWLIRNRDGRVMAWQWMRDNWSWIEKTFGGDKSYDDYPRFAASALVTRQQLSEYRAFFGPLKDIPALTRVITIGASEIEGRVALLERDTIAVREALAKL, from the coding sequence ATGCAGACTGTTTCTCGACTCATAGAAAAATTCGTACCAGAACATTATCAACTTAGCCTCGACCTAAAGCGAGTAGAACGTACATTTAGTGGAATTATCACAATGAACGGCATTAGCACCGTACCTGGTGGAATTGCTGTTCATGCTAAAGATCTGACCATAACTTCGGTGTTGGTTGATGGTAAAAAAGCTGAATATAGTCTAGGTGAAAACGATGAGTTAACAGTTACACGCGCTGACATCGCCCCTGGCCGTCATATCGTCGTCTTCGAATTTGATGGTATCATTACCGATGCTCTACACGGTCTCTATCCCTGCTACTACGACGATAACGGCGTTAAAAAAGAATTACTTATGACACAATTCGAGAGCCATCACGCTCGGGAAGTCTTCCCCTGTATTGATGAGCCAGAAGCAAAGGCGGCATACGACATCGCTCTTACGACTGAGCCAGATATAATTGTACTCGGGAACATGCCTGTTCACAGCCAAAAGTTAGAAGACAACCGTTTAATAACAGTTTTTGATACCACCCCTCGGATGAGCTCGTATCTAGTTGCCTGGATGGCTGGCGAGTTACACAAAAGGACTGCCATGACAAAGCGTGGCGTTGAAGTAAATGTTTGGGCTACACCTGCGCAAAAACCCACAAGTCTTGATTTTGCACTTGATAACGCTGTAAAAACCATCGACTTTTTTGAAACATACTTTGATACACCCTATCCACTACCAAAATCCGACCACGTAGCTGTACCAGATTTTAGCTCGGGTGCAATGGAAAACTGGGGTCTCATCACTTATCGTGAAGTAGCCCTATTGGCCGATCCAGAAACAACAAGCATCAGCAGCAAGCACTATATCGCAACGGTCGTTGCCCATGAGCTAAGCCACCAATGGTTTGGCAATCTTGTAACTATGAAATGGTGGAACAACCTCTGGCTCAACGAAAGTTTTGCTACACTTATGGAATATATCGCCGTGGACGCTCTTCATCCGGACTGGAACATCTGGCTAGACTTCTCTACAACCGAGAGTATTCTTGCCCTCCGTCGAGATAGCCTTGAAGGCGTGCAGCCAGTTCAAGTAGAGGTTAACCATCCGGATGAGATAAGCACACTATTTGATGGCGCTATAGTCTACGCCAAAGGCGCTCGCCTACTCCGCATGTGCCAACAATATATCGGTCACGAAGCATTCCAGACTGGTCTGAAAGCGTATTTCACTGCTCACAAATATAGCAACACCGAAGGTAATGATCTATGGTCAGTGCTCTCACAGGCGAGCGGCAAAGACATTACCAAGCTTATGAATACCTGGATCTCACAATCTGGCTATCCAGTGATAGAGGCGACGGTGGTTGACAATAAGATTACCCTTTCACAACACCAGTTCTTTATTGGACCACACGAGCCCACACAAAAAATATGGCCAGTACCACTGAATGCTTCGGACCCACAGGTGCCAGCTTTGCTTGAAACCCCAACTCTTACCGTAGATTACCTGGATGCTAGCACATTACGTCTTAACGTCGGCGATAGCGCGCATTTTATCACAAAATATGACGACGAACTCCTTGCGAAGCTCATCGCACAGGTTCGTACTGGCGAGCTTGCGCCACTCGACCGCCTGCAACTTCTACACGAACAAACACTCCTAGCCCGAGGCGGTATCATCTCCAGTGCTACACTGATCCCTCTTATCGAAGCATACCAGCACGAAACTACAGAAGCCGTTTGGGATATCATTTCACTCGCCCTAGGAGAACTTAAAAAGTTTGTTGAGACCGATAAGACAGCTGAGGATCAGCTGCGAGCTTTGGCTGGTAGAATTGCCCGCGCCCAATACGAACGACTTGGCTGGGAAGTAAAAGACGCAGAGTCTGAGACCGATACAAAGCTGCGGGCCAATATCATTGGCATGATGATCTATTCACAGGAGCCAAGTGTACTAGAAACAGCCAAAAAGCTTTACACTGACGTGTCCATTGACCGGCTCGACCCCGAACTTCGTGCGCTTATTATTGGCACCGCGGTACGCTACACTGACAGCCAACGTATTATAGATACGCTCGTCACACAATACCGATCTACTGCATCATCTGATCTTAGACAAGATATCGCCAATGGTCTCACGTCTACCCGCGACGCAGTAGTAGTAAAGCGTCTTCTTGATCTCATTCCAGATGCTTCGACTGTTCGTCCGCAAGACGCAGGACATTGGTTCGTCTGGCTTATTAGAAACCGTGATGGGCGCGTGATGGCGTGGCAATGGATGCGCGACAACTGGTCATGGATCGAAAAGACGTTTGGTGGTGATAAGAGTTACGATGATTACCCACGTTTTGCCGCAAGTGCCCTCGTGACAAGGCAACAACTAAGCGAATACCGTGCATTCTTTGGCCCACTGAAGGATATTCCGGCCTTAACGCGAGTTATTACGATCGGAGCAAGCGAAATTGAAGGTCGCGTTGCTCTTCTTGAGCGTGATACTATAGCTGTTCGCGAAGCCTTAGCCAAGCTTTAA